One genomic window of Oryctolagus cuniculus chromosome 11, mOryCun1.1, whole genome shotgun sequence includes the following:
- the FKBP1A gene encoding peptidyl-prolyl cis-trans isomerase FKBP1A isoform X1, with amino-acid sequence MGVQVETISPGDGRTFPKRGQTCVVHYTGMLEDGKKFDSSRDRNKPFKFMLGKQEVIRGWEEGVAQMSVGQRAKLTISPDYAYGATGHPGIIPPHATLVFDVELLKLE; translated from the exons atgggagtgcaggtggagACCATCTCCCCCGGAGACG GGCGCACCTTCCCGAAGCGCGGCCAGACCTGCGTGGTGCACTACACCG GGATGCTTGAAGATGGAAAGAAATTCGATTCCTCCCGGGACAGGAACAAGCCCTTTAAGTTTATGCTGGGCAAGCAGGAGGTGATCCGAGGCTGGGAAGAAGGGGTTGCCCAG ATGAGTGTGGGTCAGAGAGCCAAACTGACCATCTCCCCAGACTATGCCTACGGTGCCACTGGGCACCCGGGCATCATCCCACCACACGCCACTCTCGTCTTCGACGTGGAGCTTCTAAAACTGGAATGA
- the FKBP1A gene encoding peptidyl-prolyl cis-trans isomerase FKBP1A isoform X2, whose amino-acid sequence MLEDGKKFDSSRDRNKPFKFMLGKQEVIRGWEEGVAQMSVGQRAKLTISPDYAYGATGHPGIIPPHATLVFDVELLKLE is encoded by the exons ATGCTTGAAGATGGAAAGAAATTCGATTCCTCCCGGGACAGGAACAAGCCCTTTAAGTTTATGCTGGGCAAGCAGGAGGTGATCCGAGGCTGGGAAGAAGGGGTTGCCCAG ATGAGTGTGGGTCAGAGAGCCAAACTGACCATCTCCCCAGACTATGCCTACGGTGCCACTGGGCACCCGGGCATCATCCCACCACACGCCACTCTCGTCTTCGACGTGGAGCTTCTAAAACTGGAATGA